From Phenylobacterium montanum, the proteins below share one genomic window:
- a CDS encoding Imm52 family immunity protein gives MRRRFSRRKTMVGREFTSMFSKIEKPTKSIGYNYNILCRWQNRPQPPRVIGDTFLRTLDALGKVDPILRHWRLADYEAMRSVPLAQARARISQLVQFGVATDDFGDPEPEDGYQVNATNTPQELETDHAEMFGFGVKAGSRGDNRAQFEAGFMMTLPKPSIVTFPIYRGALLAMIADWPSDWANAYAFDMTYSKTSPVPGAAPVPYTIFHMPWMSYLPAAKAEGLVVPPPITAEKTPDGGLLMIATTDRLDPTNPDHLERARVLSRIMVDRTGLE, from the coding sequence ATGCGCAGAAGATTTTCGAGGCGAAAGACAATGGTCGGGAGAGAATTCACGTCTATGTTCTCGAAAATTGAGAAACCCACAAAGTCAATAGGGTACAACTACAATATTCTTTGCCGTTGGCAAAATCGCCCTCAGCCTCCCCGGGTAATCGGGGACACGTTTTTGCGAACGCTCGACGCGCTCGGCAAGGTGGATCCGATCCTCCGACATTGGCGCCTCGCCGACTATGAGGCCATGCGCAGCGTGCCCTTGGCGCAGGCGCGCGCCCGAATTTCCCAGTTGGTCCAGTTCGGCGTCGCGACCGACGACTTCGGTGATCCCGAACCGGAAGACGGCTATCAGGTGAACGCGACAAACACACCGCAAGAACTGGAGACCGACCATGCTGAAATGTTCGGTTTCGGTGTCAAGGCCGGCTCGCGCGGCGACAACCGAGCACAGTTCGAAGCAGGCTTCATGATGACACTGCCTAAGCCATCGATTGTGACCTTTCCAATCTACAGGGGCGCCTTGCTGGCGATGATCGCCGACTGGCCGAGCGACTGGGCCAACGCCTATGCCTTCGACATGACCTATTCCAAGACCTCCCCGGTTCCGGGCGCAGCCCCGGTTCCCTACACCATCTTCCACATGCCTTGGATGTCGTATCTGCCGGCAGCGAAGGCCGAAGGCCTTGTAGTTCCACCACCAATCACCGCCGAGAAAACGCCCGATGGCGGGCTCTTGATGATCGCTACCACAGACCGGCTGGACCCGACCAATCCCGATCATCTGGAGCGCGCGCGCGTGCTGTCGCGGATCATGGTCGACCGGACGGGCCTCGAATAG